One region of Trichosurus vulpecula isolate mTriVul1 chromosome 1, mTriVul1.pri, whole genome shotgun sequence genomic DNA includes:
- the LOC118832118 gene encoding 40S ribosomal protein S12, translating into MAEEGIAAGGVMDVNTALQEVLKTALIHDGLARGIREAAKALDKRQAHLCVLASNCDEPMYVKLVEALCAEHQINLIKVDDNKKLGEWVGLCKIDREGKPRKVVGCSCVVVKDYGKESQAKDVIEEYFKCKK; encoded by the coding sequence ATGGCCGAGGAAGGCATTGCTGCTGGAGGTGTAATGGACGTTAACACCGCTCTACAAGAAGTGCTGAAGACCGCACTCATCCACGATGGCCTAGCTCGTGGAATTCGTGAAGCTGCCAAAGCCTTGGACAAACGCCAAGCCCATCTTTGTGTTCTTGCTTCCAACTGTGATGAACCTATGTATGTAAAGTTGGTTGAGGCCCTGTGTGCTGAGCATCAGATCAACTTGATCAAGGTTGATGACAACAAGAAGCTGGGTGAATGGGTAGGCCTCTGTAAAATTGACAGAGAGGGAAAGCCCCGTAAAGTGGTTGGTTGCAGCTGCGTTGTTGTTAAGGACTATGGCAAGGAATCTCAGGCCAAAGATGTCAtcgaagaatattttaaatgcaagaagtga